The window TTCTCAGCTAAAGTGAACCCATGAACACACCACACATCGCCATCATCGGTGTCGGCATGGCCGGCGTCACCTGCGCACGCACCTTGCGTCAAGCCGGACACAACGTCACCCTGTTTGAAAAAAGCCGAGGCCTGGGCGGGCGCATGTCCACCCGCGCCAGCGTGTTTGGCAGTTTTGACCATGGCGCCCAGTACTTCACCGTGCGTGACCCGCGCTTTGAGCTGGCCTTGGCCACCGCCCCCGGCGTGTGCAAACCCTGGAGCGCCAACGCCGTGCGTGTGCTCGACCCCAATGGCCGCGTGATCGAAGCTGGTCTGCCCGGCGGCGAGCGCCACTGGGTGGCCACACCCGGCATGAATGGCCTGGTCAAAGCCTGGGCCACACCCTTGGTGGAAGACGGTAATGTGCAACTGCAAACCCGCGTGACACACATCTCACCCGACCCGCTCATGAAAAACGGCTGGCAACTGCACACCGAAAGCGACGACGGTGGTCAGCACATCTACGCGGGTTTTGACAAAGTCATCCTGGCCATTCCGCCCGCCCAAGCACAGGCCCTGCTGGAAGCCTCAGGACAAAGCGCCTTGGCCGAACCACTGAAAGCGGTGCGGGTCGACCCCTGCTGGACTTTGATGCTGGCCTACCCACAGGCCGTGCAACCCGGCTTGATCACCATCGGACCGCAGTGGAACGCCGCCCGCAGCACACACCACCGCATCGCCTGGATGGCGCGTGAATCGTCCAAACCCGGGCGCGAGCGCATCGAACGCTGGACCGTGCAG is drawn from Limnohabitans sp. 63ED37-2 and contains these coding sequences:
- a CDS encoding NAD(P)/FAD-dependent oxidoreductase, giving the protein MNTPHIAIIGVGMAGVTCARTLRQAGHNVTLFEKSRGLGGRMSTRASVFGSFDHGAQYFTVRDPRFELALATAPGVCKPWSANAVRVLDPNGRVIEAGLPGGERHWVATPGMNGLVKAWATPLVEDGNVQLQTRVTHISPDPLMKNGWQLHTESDDGGQHIYAGFDKVILAIPPAQAQALLEASGQSALAEPLKAVRVDPCWTLMLAYPQAVQPGLITIGPQWNAARSTHHRIAWMARESSKPGRERIERWTVQASAPWSAEHVNDSPDRVKGKLIKAFAEITGIRVTPDHAEVHRWLYAKTAKPLGQSFMWSKAQGIGLCGDWCLGHRVEDAFVSGLELALAVLQKR